In Aegilops tauschii subsp. strangulata cultivar AL8/78 chromosome 3, Aet v6.0, whole genome shotgun sequence, one genomic interval encodes:
- the LOC123497531 gene encoding uncharacterized protein produces MARSTFSLHPSTLMGSSAARSDYPRSEFPDWVLLCEEPRFSELRNETTAECETSDGQTVEVSFWLVAPPGASYFSFNCPGLDASAFDDYAPPSLVCAGAAFVLFSLTIRGSTHHFVYKAGPAGKQSLEALPDPPVSRRRRFGLLPRGDGEHFAVAYLDRQWISQDDDWRFDAHVYSSETHEWSSHRLSPPLQAHWAGLICYVASSSFATCSTVVILSSNSSRSLNQGLTFSTRMAALTAPPSIIATWPAVMISSSSSR; encoded by the coding sequence ATGGCGCGCTCCACCTtttccctccacccctccacccTGATGGGCTCTAGCGCCGCCAGATCCGACTACCCACGCTCCGAGTTTCCCGACTGGGTCCTGCTCTGCGAGGAGCCGCGTTTCTCGGAGCTCCGGAACGAGACCACCGCCGAGTGCGAGACCAGCGATGGCCAAACCGTGGAGGTCTCCTTCTGGCTCGTCGCCCCGCCGGGCGCCTCCTACTTCTCCTTCAACTGCCCCGGCCTCGACGCCTCCGCCTTCGACGACTACGCGCCGCCCTCCCTCGTCTGCGCCGGCGCcgccttcgtcctcttcagcctCACAATCAGGGGCTCCACCCACCACTTCGTCTACAAAGCCGGCCCCGCAGGGAAACAATCGCTTGAAGCGCTCCCCGACCCTCCGGTCTCCAGAAGACGGCGGTTCGGCCTCTTGCcccgcggcgacggcgagcacttCGCCGTGGCCTACCTCGACCGCCAGTGGATCTCCCAAGACGACGACTGGCGGTTTGATGCGCACGTCTATTCGTCTGAAACGCACGAGTGGAGCAGCCACAGGTTGTCGCCGCCATTGCAGGCTCACTGGGCTGGGTTGATCTGCTACGTGGCGTCCTCCTCCTTCGCAACCTGTTCGACGGTGGTGATCCTGTCATCGAATTCATCCCGTTCCCTGAATCAAGGGTTAACTTTCTCGACGAGGATGGCCGCCCTCACCGCGCCTCCGAGTATTATTGCAACGTGGCCTGCTGTGATGATCTCCTCAAGTTCATCGAGATAG